The window CGCAGTGAACAGGCGCTCAAAGCGGGTCGCCTTGCCCCACTTCCAAATTTCCCATATTTCGGCGCCGCCATTGGTCGAGTAAAAAATAAACTCCGCCCGGCCAACCAGATTCTCTGCCGGAATGAAGCCGACACCAGAATAGGCATTGTCGATGCGGCTATCGAGAGAATTGTCGCGGTTGTCGCCCATCGCGAAAAAATGACCCTCAGGCACGCTATAGACATCGGTATTGTCGAGATTTCCGTTGGGGTTGGCGTCGAGGGTGTGGTGGACGGCGCCGTTGGGCAAAATTTCCTCGAACTGAACGATGGAGCGTGACCGGCCGTAGACGTCATCGAAGGTAAAATTCTCAATCTGATTGCGCTCAATCGGGATGTCGTTGACGTAGAGAAGTCCTTCTTTGACCTGAATACGGTCGCCGGGCAGACCAACGATACGCTTGATATAATCGGTCTCGTTGTCGCGCGGCAGCTTGAACACTGCGACATCGCCGCGCTCGGGCTCGGAACCGAACAATCGCCCGGAGAACAGGTCGATTTCCCAGGGCAACGAATATTTGCTGTAGCCGTAGGCATATTTAGATACGAACAAATAGTCGCCAACCAGCAGCGTCGGGATCATCGAACCGGAGGGTATATTAAACGGCTCAAGCGCCACCGTGCGGACGACCATCGCGGCGATCACCGCATAGGCGACGGTGCGGATGGTGTCCCAGATTCCGCTAGATTTCCGTTTCTTTGGTCTGTCGCTGGACTTCGTTCTTGCCATGGGGCTCGTGGGCTCGTGGAAACTGGTTATGCGTGGCGACGGAATTGCCCAGCCTGCGTGAACCGCGTTCGCGTCATTCTTGCGAGGCGGCGAGGGCGGTGATGATCACGATGGCCTGGGCGGTCGGCGGTTCGTCGGTTAGAGACACGTCGATCTGTGTGGTCATGCCTGAAGGCGTTAGGGATTGCAAGCGTTCCGCCGCACCGCCCGTGAGCCGCATGGTCGGTTTTCCCGACGGCAGATTGACGACTTCCATGTCACGCCAAAAAACCCCCCGGCGAAATCCAGTGCCGAGCGCCTTGGAACAGGCCTCTTTGGCGGCGAAACGCCGGGCATAGCTTTCGGCGCGCGCCGCGCGGCGTTCGGATTTCGCGCGTTCGCCCTCGGTGAAAATGCGGTGGATAAAGCGATCGCCAAAGCGCTCCAGAGTGCGCTCGATGCGCCGGATATCGATGAGATCGCTGCCCAGGCCAATAATCATCTGCGAAACAGGGCCGCGCGAGCCGCCGCAACGAATATTTCGATTTGTCGCCGTTTGATCGATCTTGACGCCCGGCTTGCCCGCCCGCTCATCCGCCCTTGCTTTCGCCGACGGCGCGTTTGATAGGCGTGATTGTCGCAGACGGCCGCGGGTCCTCCTGATGAGAAGGTTCCGGAATGGTCAAATCATCGACCGATTGGCTGGCGCTGGCAGGCAATTTCCCGGTGTTGCTGTTTGCCACCGCGTTCGCCCGTTCGCGCTGTTGCTCGGCCAAGACCTGCTGGCGCTTGATGCGACTGGTATGGCGGTGATGCTGATAATTGGCGATCGCGCGGTGGATGGGAATGTAGAAAATCACCCAAGTCACAAGGCCGGCCGGGATGCCACCGATGATCATCGGCACGCCGATGGTTGAAAAATGATCGAAAATCATGGTGAGGCTGAGGTCGGAAAAACTCAGCTCCGGCATTTCCCGCCCAAGAATTTTGCTACCCAACCACAGGACACCAAACCAGATTCCCGGAAAGGTCCAGGGATTGCCGATTGCGGTACCGATAGCGGAGGCGAGAAGGTTGGCGCGCAACCCCCAAGCCAGAAAGGCGGCCAGGAGAAAATGTAAGCCGATGAACGGCGTGAACGACACGGCAGCGCCGAGAGCGAATCCGCAAGCAATCGAATAGGGCGTGCCGGGAAGCCGCTTGATGCGGAACCCATAATATTTTCCGGCACGCCGCCAGCCCATCCGCGGCCAGAGCAGCTCCACCAGCCGGGCCAGGATGGAGCGTCTGCGCCGACGGCGGAATACGCTCAAGCCGAGCCTCCCCCGGACCGAAGGCAGATACCCGGCGCAAAACCGGAAATCGCATGGCGATGCATCGCTTTGTACTTCATCTTTCTCCCTATCGACGGCCCAATTTTGTTTTTTTAATGACCGTGGATATTGCAAAATATCGTAATGACAGGGCGTTGCGCAAGCGATCCGCCCCATTCCGCGGACCGTGACCCGGCCGATAATCTATATATGTGCGTCTTTGTCGCCGCTTGCGAGCACCCTATTCGAAGAAACTCGCGATATCCGCCAATGCTTTCCGCGTGATATCGGGCACTTTTGCGTGCTTGGCAGGAGGCCCGCGACCACGATCATGACTACGCGCTCATTGTCCCGGCGGGCGGGCGGCCCGGCGAGCAGGCGGGTGGACAGGCGAGCAGGCTGCGCCCAACCGCATGGAATTGGGCGTAGGGGTGAGCGTGGCGAGGCCCACATGATAAAGCGCGGTCAACACCAAGCCAACCAAGATACCGATGCTTTCGGCTGCGTCATATTGCTTGATACGCTCGCCCACCGCATCGACGTCATAATTGCGTTGAAAGGCGATGATTAGTTTGGGGCGCGGTTTCGAGATGGGATTTGTTGGCGTCTGTGCCGAGCGGCTCCCGCACTTTCCGCCGCGCCTGGGGCGCGGGCCGACTAACTCCGCGCCCGATCGACACTGCTGACGCTGGGAATGGCGCGCAAGGCCGCAATGATATCGGTCAAATGGCGCGAGTCCTGCACCTCGACATCAACGAGAAAATCGAAAAATTCCGCCGAGCGGCTGGTGATCTTGAGATTGTTGATATTGCCTTTGTTCTTGGCGATCGACATGGACAATTCGCCGAGCGAACCGGCCTCATTCGCCACCACAAGGGTCAATCGGCCGACATGGGTGCTATTTTCGGCTTCCTCTTTGTCCCAGGACAGATCCAGCCATCTCTCCGGTGTATCGCCGAAGCTGACCAGCGTATCGCAATCGATGGTATGGACGGTGACGCCGATGCCGGTGGTGACAATGCCGACAATGCGGTCCCCCGGCAGCGGACTGCAACATTCCGCGAGATGCACCGCCACACCAGGCACCAACCCACGGATAGGAATCGCCGCGTCGCCGGCCTTGGTCGATCCCGACCGGCCGCGCACCAAAGACAGGGCGCGCGACGCAACGCCAGGGCGCCGGCGCGTTGGGAAGCAGGCGTCGCGAAAATCCCGGCCAGTCAAAAGACCCTGGCCGAGGGCGATAAACAGCTCCGATTCGGTTTTTAGCTTGAGCCTGGGTAGGGCCCGATCGATCACCGCCTGGGCATATGTTTCACCAATCTCGCGAAAGGCCTTTTCAGCAATCGCCCGGCCCAGAGATTCATATTCTTTGCGCTGCTTGGAACGGATGAAGCGCCTAACGCTGGCCCGCGCCTTGCCGGTCACCAGAAACCCTTCCCAAGTGGGCGACGGTGCGGGCACGGTGGAGCGGACGATTTCGACTTGATCGCCATTGGAAAGCCGCGTTCTCAGCGGCACCATGCGGCCATTTATCTTGGCGCCAACACAGGTATCGCCGACTTGGGAATGCACCGCGTAGGCGAAATCTACCGGCGTCGCGCCGCGCGGCAAATTGATGAGATCGCCATGCGGCGTAAAACAAAACACCTGATCACGGAACATTTCCAATTTGGTGTGCTCGAGGAATTCCTCCGGACCCGACGCATTGTCGAGGATGTCCAATAGCTCACGCAGCCAGCGATATTGCTTGCCGTCACTGCCGGTATCGGCCTGCTTGAAGGCCCAATGGGCGGCGACGCCAAGTTCCGCTTCCTCGTGCATCTCACGGGTGCGAATTTGTATTTCGATGCGTTGGCGTTCCGGACCCATCACGCTGGTGTGCAGGGAACGATAGCCGTTCGGCTTTGGCGTGCTGATGTAATCCTTGAATCTTCCGGGCACCATGGGATAGGCGCCATGCACAAAGCCGAGGGCGCAGTAGCAATCCGCATCACTGTCAACAATGATGCGGAAGGCAACGATGTCGGAGAGCTGCTCGAAGGCTATATTCTTGACCTCCATTTTGCGCCAGATCGAATAAAGGCGCTTTTCGCGCCCTTCGACGACGGCGCGGAAGCGGTGCCCAGCCAACATCTCGCGCAGGGCGTCGAGAATGCGCGGCACGATATCGCCGGCTTCTTCGCGCAGAAAATCAAGGCGAGCCTTTACTGAGTTGCGGGCATCCATGTTGATCTCGGCAAACGCCAGATCTTCCAGCTCCTCGGTGATGGTCTGCAAACCGATGCGCTCGGCAAGCGGCGCATAAATTTCCATCGTTTCATTGGCGATGCGCCGGCGCTTGTCTTGGTTTTCGATGAAACCGAGCGTGCGCATATTGTGCAAGCGGTCGGCGAGTTTGACCAAAAGCACGCGGATATCCTTTGACATCGCGAGAACAAATTTGCGGAAATTCTCAGCGTGCTTAGTTTGATCCGATTGCAGTTCCAACTGGCTGAGTTTGGTCACACCATCGACGAGCCGAGCGACGGGCGAGCCAAATTGACGCTCAATCTCGTCGAGAGACGCCAGCGTGTCCTCCACGGTATCGTGCAGCAGCGCGGTGACGATGGTATCGCAATCGAGCTTGAGCTCGGTCAGGATGCCCGCCACTTCAAGGGGATGGGAAAAATAGGGATCGCCGCTGGCACGCTTTTGCGCGCCGTGGGCTTTTAGGGAAAAAACATAGGCGCGGTTCAACGCGCCTTCATCCGCCGTCGGATCGTACGCCTTAACGCGTTCGACAAGTTCGTATTGACGAATCACTGCATGTCATGCGCTCGGCCTGTCCGCGATATTCCGGGGCCGGAATTATTATTTTATTGGCGTCGCGCCCACAGAATTAAACTGTGGAACTAAATCGTGGACAATTCGCGCTCAGGCCTCCTCGTCGGTACTGGTGGATTTGGGCTCGCTGTCGGCATCTTCAACGCTTTTATCGTCATCGTCGAGTTTCGGCGCGAATACCGCGTCAGCGCCGACGGCTGCGGCCTCTTCTTCATCGCTTTCCGGAACCCTTGAGGTTGTCACGCCGGCCCAGGCTTGCTCAGCCGACAACACCGCCAGATTTTCCTCCTCTGGCTCGTCCAATTCTTGGTCGATATCGGCGCCATGCTCCACTTCGTATTTCAGCGCATCGAGGTCAATGGTCTCTTCGGCAATTTCGCGCAGCGCCACGACCGGATTCTTGTCGTTGTCGCGCTCAACCGTCAACGGTGCACCGGAATGAATATTCCGTGCCCGCCGGGAAGCGAGCAAAACCAGCTCAAAGCGGTTTGGGATCTTATCGACACAATCTTCAACGGTTACACGCGCCATGCTGCGGGCACTCCATAATAAAACAAACAAATGCGGATCAAAAGGCCGCGAAACCTACCCGTTTGCCACCTCTCACGCAAGTTAATATGGGTGTTTTTGGCGGAAATCAAAGGCCTCTTAGGATTCCAGGAGGTCTATTTTCTGGCCCGCAGGCAAGGTGGCGATGAGATCATCAATATGCCGGCCGTCTTTGGGATGGCGCCACTCGGGTGCGATTTCCACAAGCGGCAGTAGCACAAAGGCGCGTTGGCTCAGCCGCGGGTGCGGCAACCGCAGCGCTGGGCCGTTTTCGTCGGCGGCCCGATCAAATATCTGGCCGTTGAAATCGATCAGATCGAGGTCCATCACACGTGCCGCATTCGGCTCACCGCGGCGACGCCCGAAGTCAAATTCAATGTCGAGCAGGACCGCCATCAAGGCGGTGGACGAAAGCCCGCTTTCTACCCGCGCGACGCCGTTTACAAACATTGGCTGATCGGCCGACGGATAGGGCGCACTGCGATACCAGTTGGAACACTGGATCACGGCGACGCCGAGTTCGTCCAGGCGGCGCAACGCCGCTTCCAGCGCCAGCCGCGGCGTGCCATATCGCTCGGTTGCAAGATTGGCTCCCAAAGCGATAAATATCATCTCAGCCCAGCCGAAACGCCGGGGACTTGCCGCAGATGGCGACACGACATTAATATTAGCCATAACGTGACTTTTATTCGCACCAAATTGATTTAGCCCACCTCGATTAACTCTGCCGTTCGGGAATAACTCGCGAAATTTGCTGGCATATTTAGAAAATGGATTTTTTTCATGTTTAATTTTTATTCTGACGAACGTATCGGACTATTCATAGACGGTTCCAACCTTTACGCGGCCGCCCGATCGCTTGCTTTCGACATCGATTACAAACGCCTGCTCAGCGTTTTCGCAAAGAAAGGGCGGCTCATTCGCGCCTTTTACTATACGGCGCTGTTAGAGGATCAGGAATATTCGCCGATTCGCCCGCTCGTCGATTGGCTGGATTATAACGGCTACACCATGGTGACCAAACCGGCCAAGGAATTCACCGATTCAACCGGGCGGCGCAAGATCAAGGGCAATATGGACATTGAACTGGCCGTCGACATGATCGAAATGGCGCCGGTTCTGGATCATATCGTGCTGTTTTCCGGAGATGGAGATTTCCGCCGCCTGGTTGAGGCGGTGCAGTATAAGGGCTTGCGCGTCACGGTCGTCAGTACGGTGCGCTCGCAGCCGCCGATGGTGGCCGACGAGTTGCGCCGCCAAGCCGATTATTTTGTTGAACTGAAAGACCTTCAGGCAGAGATCGGCCGCGCGCCGCAGGGGCGCGAAGAAGACCAGCGAGAAGGCCCAAACGCGGCGCAGATTCACCAAAGCCTTGCCGACGAAGACGGCGACGGCGATGAATTTCCGGGCGAATCCTTTGAAGAAGAAGACGACGGCGGCGACGGCGACGACCAAGTTGACGCGAAATAGTATGGCGACCCCACGGGATAATATGGCGACGCCACACGGGCCGCAGGCGCCACAGGCACCGCAGCGGAACTGCCAAAAATGCCCGCGCCTCGTTGCCTATCGCGAGGCCAGCCGCGCCGCGCATCCCGACTGGCATAACGCCCCGGTGGCGAGCGCTGGGCCGCTCACCGCCCGGCTACTGATCGCCGGATTGGCGCCCGGCATCAGAGGCGCCAACCGCACGGGGCGGCCGTTCACCGGTGACTTTGCCGGCGATCTTCTCTATGCGACCTTGATCAAGTTCGGCTTTGCAAAAGGTGTCTACGCCCGCACCGCGGATGATGGCGTCAGCTTTGAAGATTGCCGCATTACCAACGCCGTACGCTGCGTGCCGCCGCAAAACAAACCGACCGCCGCCGAGATCGCCGCCTGCCGGCCGTTCCTGGAAAGTGAAATCGGCGCGATGCCGAATTTGCGGGTCATTCTTGCGCTCGGCGGGATCGCGCACCAAACTGTGCTGCGCAATCTCGGGCACAAGGTGAGCGCCTATAAGTTTGGCCATCGCGCGTGCCATGAATTATCCGCCAGCCTCACGATGATCGACAGCTATCACTGCTCGCGGCTCAACACCAATACGGGACGCTTGACCGAGGCCATGTTCCACGACGTGTTCGACGATATCCGTCGGCTGGTGGCGGCACCGCGCGCCGGCGGCCGAAATTAGGGCATTTCACGTTCACCTGCGTTCACGCAAAACGCTCTATCTCCTTTTAATTTAAGCAAATGCGTCGTCGCAGGTGATTCCACCTGCTCAGGACTTGCTCTAGTTATTGGCGCGCAGCAGGCGTTGCTTGTCGCGATTCCAATCGCGCTCTTTATCCGACGCGCGTTTGTCATGTTTGCGCTTACCGCTCGCCATGGCGATTTCGACCTTGGCCCGTCCGCGCTCGTTGAAATAGAGGGTGAGCGGCACCAAAGTCATACCACCGCCGCGCTTCAAGCTGCCGCTGAGCTTCTCGATCTCGCGTTTTCTAAGTAGCAGTTTGCGGGCGCGGGTGGGCTCATGATTGTAGCGCCCGCCAGCGGCATATTCGGGGATATGCGCATTAACTAGAAAAATCTCGCCGCTGCGTTCGATTGCGTAGGATTCGCCCATGCTGGCGCGGCCCAGGCGCAGGGACTTAACTTCGGTTCCGGTCAGCATAATTCCCGCCTCGAACTTCTCGGCGATATGATAATTGTGCCGTGCTTTGCGGTTTTGGGCGACAATATCGCGGCCATCGCTCTTCTGTGTGGCCATGTCAAAGGCGGCTTAAGCCGCCGCATCCTTCAGCAGGCCAAGTGCGCGCAAGGTTGCTTCGATCCGTTCTTTGCTAGCGCTTGACGGCGGGCACATGGGTAGCCGCATTTCGGCGCGGCACTTACCGAGCAGATAAGCCGCATATTTTACTGGTATCGGGCTTGATTCGCAGAACAGCACATCGTGCAGCGGCATGAGGCGGGTGTGCAGCTCAAGCGCCTTGGCCGCGTCGCCGGATTTCCACGCGGCATAGAATTCGGCGCAGGCGCGCGGCGCGACGTTTGACGTGACCGATATGCATCCGTGCCCACCCTGGGCAAAGAAGCCTATCGCCGTGCCGTCCTCGCCTGACATTTGGTTGAAGCCGCCTGGAATCGCCAGGCGCGTCAAGGTCGGGCGGGTAAGATCGGCGGTGGCATCCTTCACGCCGACGATATTCGGCAATGCCGCCAGGCGCGCCATGGTCTCGACGCTCATATTCACGACGCTGCGCCCGGGGATATTGTATATATATAGCGGGATCGCCACCGCATCCTGGATCGCTTTGAAATGCTGATACATGCCTTCTTGGGTCGGCTTATTGTAGTAGGGCATGACCAGAAGCGCGGCGTCGGCGCCGGCTTGCTTGGCGTGACGCGTCAACTCAATGGCTTCGGCAGTGCTGTTGGAACCGGACCCGGCGAGGACCGGCACCCGCCCCTTCGCCACACCGATGCAAATCTCGGTAATCCGCTTATGTTCGTCATGGCTGAGCGTGGGCGATTCGCCGGTCGTGCCGCACGGCACCAATCCGGACACGCCCTCGGCAATTTGCCACTCGACCAAGGCGCGGAACGCGTCTTCATCGACCGCGCCGTCGCGCATCGGCGTAATCAGGGCCGTGCAATAGCCTTCTAACATGGTGCTCTCCGCACTCGTAACATGGCGCTCTCCGCACTCGAATTATTAAGAGTTTTCCGAGCATAATTTGCCGTTGACCGGAGGACAAGGCCGGCGCCAATCGCCTTGCCGGATTGCAGACGCCCGGCCTAAGATCGCGGCCCGGCGGTTTGAGAAGGATATTCAGTTTTGAAAGGGCGTTCGTGCGCATTTTTCTCCCGCTAATCTTGGCAGCCATAATTTTTTGCGGTGCGGCCATTTCGCAGCGCGCGATTGCGGAGACGCTGTTGCCGCCGCCGGTTTCAGGCATGGACGCAAAATTTTACATCACCGCCTTCAAAGAGGCCGGAAGCGGACGGTGGTCGGCCGCCCACCGGATCGCGGCGCGTGCACGCGATCCGCTCGGCGCCAAGGTACTGCGCTGGATGGACTACGCACGGGCGCATAATCCTGCTTCGTTCGACGAAATTTCCACTTTCATTGCCAACAACCCCGATTGGCCGAGCCAGTCGGGGCTGGAAGCCAGCGCCGAAACCGCGATGCTGGGCGTCGACGACGACACGCGCATACGCGACTGGTTCCGCTGGCGCGATCCGGTAAGCCGCGACGGGCGTCTGCGCTTCGCCGATGTATTGATCGCCGATGGCGACGTGGCGCGCGCCGCAATATTCATCCGCGAGGCCTGGGTAGGAAACAATTTCTCCGGCGCGGACCTCAAGATCATTTTCGGCCGCTACAAGAACTATTTGCGCCAGGAAGATCATGACGCGCGTCTCGACCGGCTGATCTGGGACAATCGCCAGCGCGATGCGCGGCGTATGTTCCGCTATGTCGACAAGCGCCAGCGGGCCGTGGCGGAGGCGCGGATGGCGCTGCATGCGTTCGCCGGCGGCGTCGATGGCGCCATCGCCCGGGTGCCAGAGGACCTGCTCGCATCAGCGGGCCTGATGTATGAGCGCCTGCGCTGGCGCCGGCGCAAGGGACGCGATGACGGCGCCGAAGAAATATTGTTCGCGGCGCCGGAGGAATTGGGCCGGCCGAAACTATGGTGGCGCGAGCGCGCTATCCAGACGCGCCGGGCGCTAAACAGCGGCCGCGTCTCCGATGCCTACCGCTTGGCCTCTGGGCACGGCCAAATCGAGAGCTCCACTTTTGCCGAGGCGGAATGGCTGGCGGGCTGGATCGCGCTGCGTTTCCTCGGTGACAATACCGCGGCGTATGAACATTTTACCCGTCTCTATGAGGCGGTGTTCATGCCGATCAGCCGCGCCCGCGCCGCCTATTGGGCGGGCCGTGCCGCCACGGCCATGGGCGATCCGGATGGCGCGGCGCTGTGGTACGCCCAAGCGGCGCACTATCCCGGCACCTATTACGGCCAGCTCGCGGCGGCGCGCATCGGCGGCGCCAAGGCGCTGTTATTTGCCAATGAATCGCGCACCGGCGAGGAGATCGCCAACGCGGTCATCGCCGACAATGAAATGTTCGCCGTTATCCGCCTGCTGAACTTTCTTGGTCAAGACCGTTTGGCCGGCGTCTTCGTGAGCCACTTGGTGGAAATATCGAAGGGGCCGGCGGACCATGCCCTGATTGCCGGCCTTGCGCATGCACTCGGCCGCTATGACCTGGCCATCCGCGCGGCCAAACAGGCGACGCGCGACGGTTATATTTCGAACGCGCGGATATTTCCGCTGGTCGATTTACCTTTCGCATACGCCAACGACGAACTTGAGCACGCACTAGTTCTGGCGCTGACACGCCAGGAAAGTCTGTTCGACCGGGAGATCGCAAGCCCTGCCGGCGCGCGCGGGCTGATGCAGCTGATGCCGGCAACGGCGAGCCAAGTATCGCGCGGCCTGCGCCTGCCCTACGCCAAAAACAAACTCACCCAGGCTGCCTATAACGTGAAACTGGGCAGCACCTATTTGGCCAACATGATCGATAAACATGACGGCTCCTACGTTCTGGCCCTGGCCGCCTATAACGCCGGCCCGACCAATGTGCGGCGCTGGCTGCGCGCCAATGGCGACCCGCGCCAAGATTCCGAAGTAGATTTGGTCGACTGGATCGAGATGATTCCGATTCCCGAAACCAGAAACTACGTGCAGCGTGTTTTGGAAGGCGTTCAAGCCTATCGCTGGCAGTTGGGGGTCGAGGTTGACGCTGCCAGCATCGAGCGTGATTTGGCGCGAGGTTTCTCAGCGCGGGTTCTGGCCAGCCGATGCGACCCTGGCGATGCCGATGCGGCGATCGCGGTCGCGGATTTGGCGGCGCACTGTTAGAAGCGCCGGATTTGGCGGCGCGCTGTTAGAAGCGCCGGATTTGCCCCGGCGAAGCCCGGCCCTTGGCGCTCGCGCGGCAGCGGTGTAGATTGGCAGCTACAGAAAATTGGGGCCGGTTACGAGGCATAGGTAGAGGTATGATTGCCATGATTGCGAAGCAGGGATTGCCGCGACTCATCGCCGCTGCCGGGCTGGCCGTGGCGCTCCTTGTTCCACTTACCGCGCCATCGGCGGCAGCGGACGATCCTCCTCAGAACGCGGTCGAGCTGCGCGTCTCGGGCGTCGTACACGAACCGGCCGGGCGATACGGGCAGTTCACCTATACACGCGAATTCCACGACCTTAGCGGGCGCGGCGCAAAGATACGCCATGGCCGGGTCTGTTACAGCAGCGGCGGCTGCATCTCTGCGCCACTTGAATATATTGTCGAACCCGGCGGAGTGCTGGTGCAGGAGGGTCAGCTGCTAATGCCCATGTCGATCTCCCAGGCCTTCGACTTTACTTATGTCGGCGAGGATGGCGAAGGCGGCGACGTGACCGTCAAGGCACGTATTTTGGTCGTCGGCGATCAACTGGAACTTCAGGAACTTGAGTAATTCAGAGCGCGTCGTGACGCGCCTCGGCACCGCCGACAGGCGCGAATCAAACGAGGCAGACAGGCGCGAATCAGACGAGGCCAACAGGCGCGATTCCACCATGCTTCGTGATGACGGGGCTGGTGATGGCATCAACGTCTAAATCCACAGACCGGGATACCGACCAGAGTACCGCCCGGGACGCCCACCGCGAGCGCTTGATGCTACCCAATTATGCCGATGTGTGTGCTGCGGCCGAGCGCCTAGCAGGCAGCGCAGTGCGCACGCCACTGCTCGAATCAATCTGGCTGAACGAGCATATCGGCGGGCGCCTTCTGATCAAGGCCGAGCCATTGCAGCGCACCGGCTCGTTCAAATTCCGCGGCGCCTATAATTGCATTAGCCAACTCGACCGCGCCGCCCGGGCGCAAGGAGTGGTCGCCTATTCCTCCGGCAATCATGCGCAAGCGGTGGCGGCGGCAGCGCACATGCTCGGCGCGCCGGCGACCATCGTTATGCCGAACAATGCGCCGGCGGTGAAAGTCGCCGGGACAAAACGC of the Pseudomonadota bacterium genome contains:
- a CDS encoding lytic transglycosylase domain-containing protein, whose amino-acid sequence is MPPPVSGMDAKFYITAFKEAGSGRWSAAHRIAARARDPLGAKVLRWMDYARAHNPASFDEISTFIANNPDWPSQSGLEASAETAMLGVDDDTRIRDWFRWRDPVSRDGRLRFADVLIADGDVARAAIFIREAWVGNNFSGADLKIIFGRYKNYLRQEDHDARLDRLIWDNRQRDARRMFRYVDKRQRAVAEARMALHAFAGGVDGAIARVPEDLLASAGLMYERLRWRRRKGRDDGAEEILFAAPEELGRPKLWWRERAIQTRRALNSGRVSDAYRLASGHGQIESSTFAEAEWLAGWIALRFLGDNTAAYEHFTRLYEAVFMPISRARAAYWAGRAATAMGDPDGAALWYAQAAHYPGTYYGQLAAARIGGAKALLFANESRTGEEIANAVIADNEMFAVIRLLNFLGQDRLAGVFVSHLVEISKGPADHALIAGLAHALGRYDLAIRAAKQATRDGYISNARIFPLVDLPFAYANDELEHALVLALTRQESLFDREIASPAGARGLMQLMPATASQVSRGLRLPYAKNKLTQAAYNVKLGSTYLANMIDKHDGSYVLALAAYNAGPTNVRRWLRANGDPRQDSEVDLVDWIEMIPIPETRNYVQRVLEGVQAYRWQLGVEVDAASIERDLARGFSARVLASRCDPGDADAAIAVADLAAHC